The following is a genomic window from Opitutus sp. ER46.
TCGTCGAGGGGTACCGTGACATCCTGCGCCGGGTCTATTCACCCAAGCCCTACTACACGCGCGTGCGGACCTTCCTGCGCGAATACAAACGGCCGCGCATCGCCGCCCCGCTGAGCTGGCGTCACGGCTGGGCGCTCATGCTCGCCAGCCTCCGGCTCGGCGTCATTGGCCGCGAGCGCTGGCAATACTGGCGCCTGATGCTCTGGACGCTCACGCACCGGCCCGCGTTTCTGCAGCTCGCGGTCACCCTGGCCATCTACGGCCACCATTTCCGGAAGTGCTGCGACGCCATGCGTGCGTAGGCGTCGGCCCGAACCTCGTTTCGCGTCAGCTTCGCCGTCGCGCCTCTGGGCGCGGCGGCTTTTTTCGGCCCCGATCCAGCCTGCGGGGTTGTCAATGAGGTGCCTGCGTGCATCTTTGGGCCAGCGTCATCGACCTGCCCCACGCCGTTAGTCTGGTCGCCCCGACGAGCACTGACGCGCGCGGTTTACCCCACCCTTGCCTGCGATTCCCCCCTTCGCCTGACCCACCGCCAGAACCGTGTTTTCTGGACACGATTCCCCGATGCGAACGGCGTCTGTTCTCAGCCTGTTCCGCGGATGCCCATTCCTTCTCACTTCCGCCTCGGTGCGATGGCCCCGCTGCGTTTCGCTCTCGGATGCGCCCGGCCGCCGAATCTCTTCCCCGCCCAAAGGAGACCCCAAAATGAATAATCGACCCGCTGTGTCACAGTGCACCCCCACTGTCGCGGCGCACATTTGCGCCGGACCCCAAACCGCCGTGCAGGCCCCGCCTGTATTCAGTATCCGGATCGCGGCCCACGGCCGCGATATCACCCTCCCCGCCCACCCCGTTGATCCCGGAGAGGAGGCTGACGTATGAAAACCATCGATCTGGCCACCGAGGCCATGCCCGCGATCGCGTTCTCCGATCCCCAGAACGCCCCGACGAACGAAGCCATCGTTGAGATGGTCGGCGCCGAAGCCCACGCGGCCATTGCCGCCGTGAACCACTGGCTCGAAACCTCCCACCAGCACGTCACGCACGAGTGGAGATTCTCGCAGACGTCTGGCTGGTATGACATCGCCCTCATCAAGGAGCGCCGGATCTTCTATTTCATCCCGAAACCCGGCGGGTTCCTGCTGAACATCGTGCTCAGCGACCGCGCCATCGCCGCACTGCCCCATTGGCTCGACGATAAGCACATCACGCGCCTGGTGCGCGCGGCCAAACGGTACGCCGAAGGCACGGTGTTCTCCTTTGCCGCCCAAACCTTGGTCCCGGAGGTCGCCATCGCCCTCCTGAAGGCCAAAATCAGCCACTAGGCGCGTCGCCTTCCGCGCCCGCTGCGGCCGGACACGAAGCCTCATTTCCTCGCGCGCCCCCGGGTCCGTCCGGTTCCGGCGCGCCCGTGTCCGCGCCGCCGCCCAACCACGGTGCCTCCGCCCAGTGCGGCGGCACCGTCCCGGCCCGTCTCCCCAGGGCTCACCCGGGCACATTCTGCGGGCTCGTCGCCGCGCCCGGCAGTTCCAGCCAGAAGACGCTGCCCGCGACCCCATCGGAAATCACGCCGACCTGCCCCTCCATCTTCGTCACGGCCCGCCGCACC
Proteins encoded in this region:
- a CDS encoding DUF3788 family protein, which encodes MKTIDLATEAMPAIAFSDPQNAPTNEAIVEMVGAEAHAAIAAVNHWLETSHQHVTHEWRFSQTSGWYDIALIKERRIFYFIPKPGGFLLNIVLSDRAIAALPHWLDDKHITRLVRAAKRYAEGTVFSFAAQTLVPEVAIALLKAKISH